From a region of the Calliphora vicina chromosome 4, idCalVici1.1, whole genome shotgun sequence genome:
- the LOC135958974 gene encoding protein regulator of cytokinesis 1-like encodes MSQYDDEKQAMQLLTQKYVDKLTGIWEQIFHPDTCRENLRKLVDHATYFYGELVDESLSRKTFIENEINDLKKEAENLKRLLKTDVQLPCYESNEVPLLIVQSELDKSLEDLREQLRLRKEQICELLLEQDALCEELGEPPRALLADPLPTAEEIENFRTHLESLRDERVERMNKVSTMRREIKNFLQILDLKVNTEHEDGLLNHRQIKMNKETFEGLKRMHDLYGSQVKELRDTIQGMRNKLDTLWDRLKTSPNTRHKFNRYNDFNQHTYELFYDELQRCETLKSQNIKLFVQQIRDEISKWWEKTLKSEVQKSRFSNFTSTCYTDDLLVLHEMELEDLKLYYETNKQIFDLYADRNILWDRMNALESKASEPGRYNNRGGQLLKEEKERKTIATKLPKIEQQICELVRQYEEIEHAPFLVFGENIIDVMAAQWDQKRRDKEMLQSARKNAGKQKSATKTNSTMRTPLSMKNASSVSSLRKTPSTSSLASNAAASSQKRKLNPTDRNTPMAKRSLMNALNSPSVFLKPSTSKNNIQHTTSSAYSSSKSNKLNKSGSSFKSPMKKSKLIATTIRRRSGRHSGNLKKRRSMSKTPSSAKPLPKIVINSCQSDGYSTDYNADDTYESFQKSIEPASRSSLIQNVTLSSDSSRTKRMQRIVDDENTRLAKLPRPRIVNRTPSKQHASFSNLQRTPTHNNHHSPASCATTGRKLTTKNLPIII; translated from the coding sequence atgtcgCAATACGATGATGAAAAACAAGCCATGCAATTGCTAACCCAAAAATATGTGGATAAATTAACCGGCATTTGGGAACAAATATTTCATCCTGATACATGCAGGGAAAATCTACGCAAGCTTGTAGATCATGCCACCTATTTCTATGGTGAATTGGTGGACGAATCGTTGTCACGTAAAACATTTATAGAGAACGAAATCAATGATTTGAAAAAAGAGGCGGAAAATTTAAAACGGTTGCTAAAGACCGACGTACAATTGCCCTGTTACGAAAGCAATGAAGTGCCTTTACTAATAGTGCAATCGGAACTGGACAAAAGTCTAGAGGACCTCAGAGAACAGTTGCGACTGCGCAAAGAACAAATCTGTGAGCTGTTGTTAGAACAAGATGCTTTATGTGAGGAACTGGGAGAGCCCCCACGTGCTTTATTGGCCGATCCTTTGCCGACAGCTGAAGAAATCGAAAATTTCCGCACACACTTGGAGTCCCTAAGAGATGAACGAGTAGAACGCATGAACAAAGTGTCCACTATGAgaagagaaattaaaaatttcctacAAATTTTGGACTTGAAGGTAAATACCGAACATGAGGATGGCCTACTGAATCATCGACAAATTAAAATGAATAAGGAAACATTTGAAGGACTCAAACGTATGCATGATTTGTATGGTTCCCAAGTGAAAGAGTTACGTGACACCATACAGGGCATGCGCAACAAATTGGACACTTTGTGGGATCGTTTAAAAACTTCACCCAATACGCGCCATAAGTTTAATCGCTATAATGATTTCAATCAACACACCTATGAATTATTCTACGACGAATTACAGCGCTGCGAAACTTTAAAAAgccaaaatattaaactatttgtGCAGCAGATACGCGATGAAATATCAAAATGGTGGGAAAAGACCTTAAAATCAGAAGTACAAAAAAGCCGTTTTTCAAATTTCACCTCCACGTGTTACACGGATGATTTATTGGTGTTGCACGAAATGGAATTGGAGGATCTGAAGTTGTACTATGAGACCAACAAGCAAATATTTGACTTATATGCTGACCGCAATATTTTATGGGATCGTATGAATGCTTTAGAAAGTAAAGCCTCAGAACCGGGTCGATATAACAATAGAGGAGGCCAGCTGTTGAAAGAGGAAAAGGAACGGAAAACCATAGCTACCAAGTTGCCAAAAATTGAACAACAAATCTGTGAGCTGGTAAGGCAATACGAAGAAATAGAACATGCTCCCTTTTTGGTGTTTGGCGAAAATATAATCGATGTTATGGCGGCGCAATGGGATCAAAAACGCCGTGATAAAGAAATGTTGCAGTCGGCTAGAAAAAATGCGGGTAAACAGAAATCAGCGACCAAAACAAACTCCACTATGAGAACGCCTTTGTCGATGAAAAATGCATCCTCAGTAAGTTCTCTAAGAAAAACTCCCTCCACTAGTTCTCTGGCCTCTAATGCGGCAGCATCTTCCCAAAAACGCAAACTAAATCCCACAGACCGTAACACACCCATGGCCAAGCGTTCTCTAATGAATGCCCTGAATAGTCCCagtgtttttttaaaaccatccacaagtaaaaataatatacaacATACTACCAGCTCAGCCTACTCTAGCAGTAAATCTAACAAACTCAATAAGTCGGGATCAAGTTTTAAATCGCCTATGAAAAAAAGTAAACTTATAGCCACCACCATACGTCGGCGCAGTGGAAGACATAGTGGCAATTTGAAAAAACGTCGTTCCATGAGTAAGACTCCCTCTTCGGCCAAGCCTTTACctaaaattgttataaacaGCTGCCAGTCGGATGGCTATAGTACAGATTATAATGCCGACGATACTTATGAATCGTTTCAAAAGAGCATAGAACCTGCCTCACGTTCATCACTCATACAAAATGTTACTCTCAGCAGTGATTCTTCGCGCACAAAGCGCATGCAAAGAATTGTAGACGATGAAAATACCAGATTGGCCAAACTACCCAGACCTAGAATTGTAAATCGCACTCCGTCCAAACAACACGCCAGCTTCTCGAATCTTCAACGCACTCCCACCCATAACAATCATCATTCGCCAGCCTCTTGCGCCACTACTGGACGTAAATTGACCACGAAAAACTTgcccattattatttaa
- the LOC135957399 gene encoding uncharacterized protein LOC135957399 has translation MDNVTDDSLKEMEIDIPVAYVKQLKIWSNSETKQLLSLYKSLLPEVGQRFTYQKQMFDEISLHFPDKTPQQCQSRLTTMFRKKKRGAGKVYNISGAGKNTTDLVSKDDTNAFRIIKLHNVEPDDNLLTPIRNFQLWSNSETKQLVDLYKRFIGDVGPDKRFTQKKEMWAEISAHFPNKEPKQCETRFMRLLNKQKNRVVKYVRYNPSETRRKRNDKAKDKSSFQINRKHTIKKERITDDMDQNELDIPEHSEPNIQKKNELVDSAKKEKTIQETLMDIAARKEETKERRHKEKMEVFKQVQNILQQLLDSKNN, from the exons ATGGACAACGTTACGGACGATAGTTTAAAAGAAATGGAAATTGATATTCCAGTGGCCTATGTCAAACAACTTAAAA TATGGTCAAACAGTGAAACGAAACAATTATTGAGTCTctataaaagtttattacccGAGGTTGGACAAAGGTTCACAtatcaaaaacaaatgtttgacgaaatttctttacattttccCGATAAGACTCCTCAGCAATGCCAATCACGATTAACGACTATGTTTCGAAAAAAGAAAAGAGGCGCTGGCAAAGTCTATAATATATCAGGGGCTGGCAAAAATACAACTGATTTAGTTTCAAAAGATGATACAAATGCATTTCGAATTATTAAATTACATAATGTGGAACCAGACGATAATCTCCTGACTCCCATCAGAAACTTTCAGT TGTGGTCAAATAGTGAAACAAAGCAACTAGTCGATCTTTACAAACGTTTTATAGGCGATGTTGGTCCTGATAAaagatttacacaaaaaaaggaaatgtGGGCCGAAATTTCCGCCCACTTTCCAAATAAGGAACCTAAACAATGTGAAACTCGATTCATGCGCCTTCTTAATAAACAGAAAAACCGCGTTGTAAAATACGTTAGATACAATCCATCGGAGACCAGAAGAAAAAGAAACGATAAAGCTAAAGATAAATcttcttttcaaataaatagaaaacatacaataaaaaaagaacGAATAACAGATGATATGGATCAGAATGAACTTGACATACCGGAGCACAGTGAACCCAACATACAGAAGAAGAATGAGCTGGTCGATTccgcaaaaaaagaaaaaaccatACAGGAAACTTTGATGGATATAGCTGCCAGGAAGGAAGAAACAAAAGAAAGGCGCCATAAAGAGAAAATGGAAGTTTTTAAACAAGTGCAAAATATATTACAACAACTTTTAGATAGTAAGAATAATTAA
- the LOC135957552 gene encoding uncharacterized protein LOC135957552, with amino-acid sequence MENKADNIDPTEMESHMPSTSVKQIKIWSNTETNQLLSLYKSLISEVGKRFANQKEMWFEISTHFPNMTTQQCLSRLRTVFKRKKKGIKKVYITKAKRNTNHLETKGDEFGIVRIHNMEFKPDDIPSHVKNIQVWSSSETKQLMELYKSLICDVGPQKRFSQKKEMWSEISTHFANKDPKQCETRFTHILNKQRKGYNAFSIQYIRGNTVRSKNRKTYKSITNDREVNEYENNERNTQEKKLLAATELKEKPIQETLLELAAKKEEANERRHRENMEVYKNMKHVLQQILVSKK; translated from the exons ATGGAAAATAAAGCAGATAATATTGATCCAACTGAAATGGAATCCCATATGCCAAGTACCTCcgtcaaacaaattaaaa TATGGTCAAACACCGAAACGAACCAACTGTTGAGTctttataaaagtttaataaGCGAAGTTGGTAAAAGATTTGCAAATCAAAAAGAAATGTGGTTCGAAATTTCGACTCACTTTCCAAACATGACTACTCAACAATGTCTCTCAAGATTAAGGACTgtatttaaaagaaagaaaaaaggaATTAAAAAAGTCTATATAACGAAGGCTAAAAGAAATACGAACCATTTGGAAACTAAAGGTGATGAATTCGGTATCGTCAGAATACATAATATGGAATTTAAACCAGACGATATTCCAAGTCATGTCAAAAACATCCAAG TATGGTCGAGCAGTGAAACTAAGCAATTAATGGAACTTTACAAAAGTTTAATTTGTGATGTTGGTCCACAAAAAAGGTTTTCGCAAAAAAAGGAGATGTGGTCGGAAATCTCTACACACTTTGCAAATAAGGATCCTAAGCAATGCGAAACACGATTCACGCATATtctaaataaacaaagaaaaggATACAATGCCTTTTCTATACAATACATCAGAGGCAATACTGTGAGgtcaaaaaatagaaaaacctACAAAAGCATTACCAATGATAGAGAGGTGAATgaatatgaaaataatgaacGTAACACACAAGAGAAAAAACTGCTTGCTGCCACAGAACTGAAAGAGAAACCCATTCAGGAGACTTTGCTGGAGCTAGCTGCTAAGAAAGAAGAAGCTAATGAAAGACGTCATAGAGAAAACATGGaggtttataaaaatatgaaacatgtattgcaacaaattttagttagtaaaaaataa